A genomic region of Haliotis asinina isolate JCU_RB_2024 chromosome 1, JCU_Hal_asi_v2, whole genome shotgun sequence contains the following coding sequences:
- the LOC137285274 gene encoding uncharacterized protein translates to MLKLLFAILLFKTAQLLQRPYPPGSQKWCFSSTGCPDDECCVHVTEPDGSLGRRGVAAPGRCFTETSALRGICMRSAPVRAAIPHWCNDGGDCADDECCVEYDQGPGFGRREVGRDVYLGVCDKLGHYDSDCRLDHFNSTNNARPDGLVKSCPCHVKYNCTLIDDSDKTLGICT, encoded by the exons ATGTTGAAGTTATTATTTGCGATACTTCTGTTTAAAACAGCCCAG CTGCTACAGCGACCATACCCTCCCGGAAGTCAGAAATGGTGCTTTTCCTCCACGGGGTGCCCGGATGATGAATGTTGTGTACACGTCACAGAACCGGATGGGTCTTTAGGGAGACGAGGTGTAGCGGCACCTGGGAGGTGTTTCACTGAAACGTCGGCTCTCAGAG GAATATGCATGAGGTCGGCGCCAGTGAGGGCGGCGATACCTCACTGGTGTAACGACGGGGGCGACTGCGCCGACGACGAGTGCTGCGTGGAGTATGATCAGGGGCCGGGCTTCGGACGGAGGGAGGTTGGCCGGGATGTGTACCTCGGAGTGTGTGACAAGCTGGGACACTACGACTCAG ACTGTCGTCTGGACCACTTCAACAGCACGAACAACGCCCGCCCCGACGGACTGGTGAAGAGTTGCCCCTGTCACGTCAAGTACAACTGCACTCTCATTGACGACTCAGACAAAACGTTGG GGATTTGCACATAA